The DNA window TTCTGTATTCCGGGAGATCTGAGAGAGGAGCTGCAAGTCCTTGGTAACAACAGCGTCTGATGGATCCGACAGCGTCTTCAATAGCGCCGGGAATGTACCGTCGTTAAAAGCAAGTACCTTTCGAGGAGCTTTCCTGTGCAACATAATAAGCCACGTCAGGGCTGCCACCCGGGTAGCTTCGTGATCATTGAGGAAGAGAAGTGTCAGAGAGTTAACAGCTGCGGCGTAGTCCAGATCAGCTTGTGTTTGAGTAATGTTGATTTCAGCCGGCGTCGATATTGAGCGACCTTGAGCAGGCGTAGGACTACGGAGGTCCAAGTCTCTGGAACTCGACAGAGATGCCCGATTACTGTTCACACCATCAGCTCCCTTCTCCCCAGGGACTGGTAGTCGAGAAGTCGAAAAGTTTTGAGGCGGTTGTGCGGCAGGCGGCTGAGTCAATTCGGAGTCATCAGATAGGGAAACAACATAGTCCATTAGACACGTGTTGACTCGAGTCGCTGCTTGGTGGATAGTCTCCTTGGTACTGGCCATAGCTGGAAGCATATGAGCAAGAATCTTGGGAGTGAAAGGaagaacttcttcgggacagATATCGAGGAATTCTACAACCCATCGCAAAGACTCAAGGAGACAGTCCTCCTCTGATGAATGTTAGTCATGTTAAAAACAGATTATAGAGCGACGAACCTAGTGGTGAATCTAGCGTTGCAGTCAGAATTTGGAGGATTTCTTTGTAGTTAATCTCGACATCCTGACCAGGAATCCAGTCTTCCCCACTgctgtcgtcgtcatcgtcgagcGCAGCGTCGGAGTCAAGCTCATCCCCTTCTTCAAAGTCTGGATTTATAGATTCACTGTCAACAGAATCTTGGCGTTTTCGCTTGGCACCTTCTTTGGATCGTTTGCTTTCCAATATTCCCTTTTTGATGCGAGCGATGCGTTTGATCTCATTGAGAAATTTGTCCAGGCAATTCTGCGTAGCGACCCGTACATCTGAATTCTGGTCCGACAGAAATTTAAGAAGCCCCCCAAGAAAGTCTGGCAAATATGTGACCAGCTCCAAGTCCGGTATTGAGTCAAGCAAGGTAATCCAGCCGACAAGAAACTGGCGAGTAAAGGGGTTGATAACCCATATGCGCTCTTTCAGCAATGGAATAAATCGAGGTAGAGAGAAAGCTGTAGGTAAGTGTGAATTCTCTCCGAACGAGACCTTGTCGTCACCATCGAAATCTGGCGGCGCCTCGAGGATGGACACATAGGAAGCGGCAGACTCGGACACGATATCTTTAACGAGGCGATCTAGCAGCTCCGCTCCATTCTTGACTGACAACTCTGAATCCGCGCCAAGCTAAAGAGGTCAAACAGTTAGTAACCGCTGCCTTATTTAGCATTCCAAAACCATGGTTGAAGCATACCTTGCAAAGCTGATCGAAGATGCTATTAAAATACACCAAGATCTCTCCTTTCGCAACCTTTGCTATGTTATACATGGCCTCACAAGCATAATATCTAACCCTAGCATCTTGATCGGTGAAGCATGCCAGGACAGGCGGGACGATTTTGGCAAGATACCTAGGCAGTTCCTAACAGAAATATCAGAAATGATTTGATGAGGGACATACGTCGCCACGAATCTATTTAGATAGGCTTCTCTTCTCGTATGCCTTTGTATGGACGAGTTCCCGAAAAGCGAAACTTACTGGACCTAGAGCAATAGCGGCGGCAGCCAGACCTATTAAACCACCATTTCTTGCATGAGGTTGGTGCACAGCGTAGGCGTACTCATTACATAGCTGCTCGAGGATGTCGTGAACGCGTTGATAGTCCTTAACACTAACGAGATCTCGGATCACACGTTCAAGCCTATGAAGTCAATGTCAATAGCTGAAGCGCCAAGAAGAAAGGTGCAATGCAGTAAGTCATCGGCCTGAGGGGCGACGTCGGCCGGGCTTCAGGTATATTAACATATGACATATGAGAAGTGAAACGTACTCAAGAGCCCCAATCTTGCGTTTGTCGTAGAGCTTATCGTTGAGGGCCCGCTGGATGTTGGCATCCATAGCTGCGGCTCATTCACATCGTCCGCCGGACGCGACGAGGTAAGCTCTGGACGGTGGTGCTCGGGATGTAGACTACCTAACCTAGTTGCCCAGCAATAGCAGCCTGAATAGAGGTAAATGCACCAAGAGATGTGCGATGAGAAGGAAgggttaggtaggtaggtagtttgAATgccgtcgtcgtcgtcgtgggAATTAGGTTCCAAGTGGTCGTGGTTGGTTCGTTTGAGATGGAGCAGGGGATCTGACTAGCACGCACTGTACGGTAACTTGAGCAGGGAAGGAGGAAAGCGACCAACCCCCCCACTAATGCCCCACGAGTGAGTAACTCCCACCTCCATGACCTTGTACTCCGTGCTTGTGATCTGACGTACGAAAGCGTCCAAGGTCAGtcaggttagtaggtactaactTAGAGAGAGCTGCCTTTTTAAAAACTTTTGTACTTTATTACAAAACATGTGCTTTGTTTTATTCACAAAGGCTGTATGCAGTAGGATCGAGAAGTAGATGATATCAAGACGGTCTTGTGCTTTGTCTTGATTTGGTAATCTTGGTTCGCGTCGCATTCTCATAGACCGAAGCACTCTACGGATAGGCTTGTGTTAAACCCTGTTCTGTCACCATTTCCGCCCTCAAAAAAACAATGCCATTTCGAGAACATGCACTGATGAAATGTCCTTCTCGTAATCTGTGCACGCCCACGAATAAAGAGCTTTCATACCCTTGGCCCCTCATCATACCTCGTGCGACCTATCGCCGTCACCCAACTGCCACCGCTAGCCCATGTGATAGGCGGCAAGTCCGGTTCACGCGCTCAGTGTTAGGCTTCAGCGAAGGTAGGTCACATCCGTCCATCAATCTTCAGAAGCAAAACACTGGCATAATCACCAAGTAACTATGTGGCCAGGCTCACTACGATCCTGGAAACAACGCTTGTCAGACTGCAAGACTACCTCTACAAGGGGCTATCGAAAAACTCCACCTCAGGTCAGCCAAAAccataaaaattaataacgTAGATATAGCAGCTTGACTTGAATCGCATAACTGGCTCACTAGACTCGCTTCCTGTACCCTTGATAACCATGTTTTTGATATCTTAACGGTCTAATCAGTGTTGATATTCTTAACCAGCCTACTAAAGTCCCAATAGACAAGGTTGACTCCAAAGCGCTGTTTGCACAAGCACGATTGCTGAACCTGGAATTCCAGATGGCCCAGCAAGAAACCCGATGCCCGTCGGTCATACTGTAAATCGTACAAGCAAGGCACATCTCACACTCAAGTCTCACGACTCCGGACTTTATAAGTTTCGAGGCTACGACCTGCACATGGATTGTCTCGTATAATCAAAGCTTTCTTCCAAGCTAGGCTACAATCACGCTTTACGGTAGACATGCACCTCAACATCTGAGACCGAATCACCATCACTGACCGGCATGGTAGTACGAAACTATTCATTGACTCGTCAATCTATCTAGAATCGGTAGGCCATCGACTTGTTCTATCCAGGACATTTGAGGACATCGCAGGCGTGGAAGAGTCCAGGTATATTCAACAGTGGAAAGGCGGGTTTACCATGTTGTATCTAGTGGCGAGAAAGATCGCCATTCTGGATTGATTGCTGGCATTTGGCAAGAATGGCCGCTTGCCGGGAAACCTCGGCTAGTCTTCCAATCACTTGCTGGTTACCGTTGGCGAACCCGTAAAGAGCGTAAGGGATGTTGACTTCGTTACAAAAGTCCTGAACGAGTTTCTGTGTGGCACGCAGGTTATGACGAGGCACACGGGGAAAGAGATGGTGAATGACTTGGAACTGCAGGCCACCATGGAAGAAATCAAGCCACTCAGGGCAATCGATGTCCATGGTCGTTCGAAGCTGTCTCTGAGGAAAGGACTCCTGGGGCCCCAACTCAACAGTGCTCATCGCGAAGTGAGACAGCACAATCTGAACATGCAGGGGTGACGCAGTAATATTGCTTATCATGACAAAGTAGAACCGAGTCCAGTTGTCTGGAAGCATGTTGTAGACGAGGCCATAACCGAACCACGTCCAAAAGAAGACCTGTCCGGTGATTTCAAGCCACCAAATAGCCAGCGCAGGGCCCTTCTTGGGACCTCGACCCATGAGAAGAAAGTCCCAAGATAGCCGGTAGAGGTTGAAACGGGCAAGAGAAAGCAGGGGATAGTAGGTCCAGGCCTGAATTCTTAGAAGCAACTTAGCCACAGCGTCATAAGACATTACTCGTTCGTAGTATGTCGACCTCAGGCTGCCGAGCAGACGGTGGGAAACGGCAAAAAGAGGCATGTGCTCAATATCAGGGTCATGTTCCGGGGCGTTAGTAACAACGTGGTGCACGTTGTGATTCCGCTTCCACCAACCTATTGACAGGCCTCCTATGAAGTCGGCGATAAGAGCTCCAATGCAAGAGTCGATGAGGTAGTTATGGGTTATACCCATATGGCCAGCATCATGAACAGTGAATGACAGTTGATGCCAAAGGGCGCCCAATAGGAAAGCGCTGACGGCATACCACTCATAGTGTAGACAGACCGCTGAGCTGATAGCCAATGCGATGTAGCGAAGGAATTCAATTCCATAAGCTTTGTAGTTACAGTCGTAATGTCCAGAATCGTAAACTTTTTGGTGAAGCTCGCGGTATTTGGCAGCGATTCTAGCTTGTGTATCTTTGTCAGGAGGAGGGTATTTGTCAAGATCGAGGCTGATATGTTGACGAGTGATTGTATCCAGGTACGACATGCCGTCCATCTCAGGCTCATCCAAACTGGAGGCAGATGATACCGAAGGTGCTCGTGCCCCGCCCTTTTTCTTGTTATCCCCCTTTCTCTGCCGAATGTCTTCTGCACCTTCCTCGTCGAATACCGGGGATGGAACACGAGTCGATGGCACACTTGAGTCTTGATCCTTGCTGGAATTGCCCTCTAAATTGGCTCGTTCGATCTCTTCCCGCGTACGATAGTCGCCGCCTTGGATAGGGGGTAGCAAGTTCTCCCAAGTACCTTCGACTCGACCTATGCGATAGCGCAGTACGTGCTGTCGAGTTTCGTAACTGTGAAGGCTGCATAAGCACCGTTAGTATTGTCCACGTGTTCATTTGTTTGCTTAAGCCAACTTACGCATCAATTTCGTCCGAGGCGTCTTTACCAACGAGGTGAAGCATGGCCTTATCGCCACCTGGATGGTATGGCATCCAGGCATCCATCTTGATTACTTGGTTGTGAAAGACAGTGATATGCTTGCCTTCGGCAATCAGAGCCTCTACATCATCTCGAGACATGAGCTTTGGTGTTTTTTCCGGCGCGCTGCCAGCCGTGGGCGGCAGGCCCGTAACAACAGAGATACGCGCCATAGCGATGGTTCAATgccagaagaagagaaaactgACAAACAGTCAACAGACAAAAAAAGATTGTGTTGGGACTGCACAGCAAAGTTGTCCAGGGTTAGGGAGGCTCAGCAAAGGAGAAAGGATCGGTAAAGATTAGAAAGATCTAGTTGGAGGGTTGAGTAGATGAGATAGTAAAGAATCAAGGGCGAATCAAACCCAATTCAATTCACCGCATCTTATAAAGGGTCATTGAAAGGACTGTATGCTGCTTTATCAGACCAACAGTGGTGGAGTTAGGGAATCGGGAATGCAGCTGGTGGCATGGATGTATGGATATTTCTATGGAACTTCAAAAATGTGGCTCGATCTTCTACCACAATGACGGGGCGCTAGGGGGAAGCGCGGGTCCGGTACTCGGGGCTTTGATCTACCCCGCCACTACTTAGTACCTAACGTTAGGTACTCTGGTACTgagtagtaggtaggtacctaagtTACTGGTATTTGCATAGGATCTATCTTGGAGGTGAAACTGAGTTAGACAAACAAAAAGAGCCCTGGTCGGAAATGAACTGATGTTGAGAACCCACGCTCAAGGACTGCTGAAAGAACCTGGCAGACCCTACATTGACTTGCGAGTTAGCATGCTCGTATGTGAGGTGAACAGAAAAAATAATCGGCTTTCGAATTCGTATTCGAACTCCTTGCTGCCAGAAGGTCTCCCGGATTGAAGTAACTTTAACTCTACCTTTGACAGTTCTCACCATGACAACCGCATAAGCTTGTTCCCTTTCCGAGGTTCGTTCATGCAGAGTATCATCCCAGATTTTATGAACAGAAGTAGTTACAATTCTATCGTTGTTTGCTCTTCACCCATTTAAGACTCAACCAACAACATTCGGGCGCACGCCACGCATCTTGCCGTGTAGTTTCCATTCATCATGCTTGAAGACAGAAATAATTACTAGTTTACACTACCCAGAGTCCGAGACGCCCCGGGCTCTATCCCGTTCGCACTATCCTTGCGAGGCCTCTTGGTGACCCTGTGTGATATTTTAGGTATGTCCTTAGCGACTAGAGACACTCTTTTCAAGTCGATGTAGTAAAGAGTGTCTGCTCCTGATCGCAAGAAGCACAGAAGAGACCTACTGCTGCCGAACCGACACATTTGAAGCGGTTGGCGCGCAGCAACCTATCCAACTAATCTCGACCGCTCAAGCATTGCTTAGTAGTGAATGGCCTTGGCGTGAGTGGCCATGGCAGCCTCCTTGAAAGCCTCGGCGAGTGTGGGGTGGGCGTGGCAAGTTCGGGCAATGTCCTCGCTAGAAGCACCGTATTCGAGGGCCAGAGTGCCCTCAGCAATCATCTCACCGGCGTTGGGGCCGATGATGTGGACTCCGAGAATACGGTCGGTCTCGGGATCAGcaagcatcttgaccatacCCTCAGTGTCGAGATTGGTCTTGGCTCGGGAGTTGGCGGCGAAAGGGAAGCTTCCTACTCGGTAGGGGATGTTCTGGTTCTTGAGGTCCTGCTCGCTCTGACCAACCCAAGCAACCTCGGGGTGAGTATACATGACTGAGGGAATGGCGCCATAGTTGACGTGGCCGTATCCCTTCTTGATGTactcaacaacagcaacggcctcctcctcagccttgTGAGCAAGCATAGGACCAAAGGTGCAGTCGCCAACACATCGGATGTGGGGGATCTTGGTTCGGTACTCGGAGTCGATCACGACACGGCCACGGTCGTCAGCCTCGAGGCCAATGTTCTCGAGGCCAAGGCCAGCGGTGTAGGGTCGTCGACCAATAGCAACGAGGACAACATCAGACTCGATCTGTAAATTTGTTAGTGCCAGTTGCACAGGTCAGAGTATCATACACATACAGACTCGGACTTGCCACCCTTAGCGGAGTCAATCTCGAGCTTGACCTTGTCGCCAGACTTGTCACCGCTAACAACCTTGGTGTTGAGCTTGAACTCGAGACCCTGCTTCTTGAGGATCTTTTGAGTGTTCTTGGCGATCTCAGAGTCCATGCCGGGGCCACCAATTTGGCCGAGGAACTCAACAATAGTGACCTTGGATCCGAGTCGCGACCAGACGGAGGCCATCTCGAGACCGATAATACCACCACCAATGACGGTCATGGTCTTGGGGACCTCCTCAAGGGCAATAGCACCAGTGCTGGTAATGACGCGCTTCTCGTCAATCTCAAGACCAGGGAAAGGAGTAGCCTCAGATCCAGTAGCAATCAGAATGTTCTTACCACGAACACTAGTCTCACCGCCCTCGTTGAGATCAACCTTGACCTCGTGCTCGTTGACGAAAGAGCCAGCACCCTTGATGTACTCAACTCcattcttcttgaagagGTACTCAATACCCTTGGTAAGACCAGAGACGGAagtctccttggccttcatgAAGTTGGCCAAGTTAAGCTTGACATCGCCAACCTCGATACCGCGGTGCTTGGTGTCGTGGAGAATCTGGTGGTAAAGATGCGAGTTGTTGAGAAGGGACTTTGAAGGAATGCAACCGACGTTTAAGCAAGTACCGCCGAGAGAGCCACGCTTCTCAATGCAAGTGACCTATTCGTGAAAGATCTTGTCAGAAAACTGCACATGAAGCCAATTTCCGGAATTACTGATTTTGGGGTAGTGAAACAAACCTTCATGCCCTCTTGTCCAGCCTTGATAGCGGCAACGTAGCCAGCAACGCCACCACCGATGACAACGAGATCTTTCTCCTCTATATATCGAATTTCGAGTCAGCGGGTTGTACGGGGTTGTACTCCGATGAGCTCGGGGGCAACATACCAGCTGCAGAGGCATATCCGCGGCTCCATCGCGACAGCGAAGGGGAAGCGACGACGCTGGGGAGCCTAGGAAATAAGAAAATGAAGTGTTAGTTGACGAGCCATTTTTTTTCGTTAATGACGGACTGGCTGGATCCAACCGAATCGGACTGAGTGTAAAGCAATTCTCCAGATCAACCGTCGCAAAGCGCATAGCAATAAACTTACGTAGACCTCTGGAAGGCAGGACGAGCAATAGCTCGTGATATTAAGCGACTGGAAAGCATGATGGGGGGTTGTGTGGAAGTGCAATTGGGGACACACAGATTGTGGAGTGGAAGGGGGAGGACGAGGTAGAAAAAGTCGACGAGAGGCAAGggtgaggttgaggttgaggcgTTACGTTACCGCAACAAAGCTCGCCCGTCTCAAGACTAAAATAACCTAGAGCACAGGGCAATTATCCAGTAGACTGCAGTCTACAGCAGAAGCATCCATTCGGACAGGGCCTCTCGGCAAAGACTCACCCGCCTGCCCCATACTACATAACCCGGGTTCATCAGGTAATGTTTTTCCTGAGGGTCACCCGATACCTTGACACGATTGGCTTTCTTTTTGGTGAGGGAGCCACACGCGTAGCGTCCTGGGTGACCTTCACCTGTAGCGCGTGCCTTGTAGGAAGGAGTTTTGCTAGGCATCGTTAGAAAACCGCCCCTTAGTTCTGGCGTACCAAAATAAATGGCCTAAACTCGTAGCCTAGATAGCATAAAGTGATCTACTTATTTCGTCTTCTCTGTTCCAAGCCGCCAAGTATCTTGATACCCTGAGACCCTCCTGGAAATATATCTCCGGATAACAAACAGCACTCTTACCATCTTCTAGAACCACGGTTCATGCTAGTTCATGCCTGCAGTTCGGGCACATCGTCCCAACCAACCTTGGAACACTCCCCAATGTCGCGCCGTCCGTATTAAACACCTCCGAGATCCCGGCGTGTCCCGTTCCTACCCGTCTCGGACTTCAATTGCCTACGAGATGCCGACGTCACGGAAGATAAGACCTGATCACGGAGCAAATGACCGACTCGCCGGGATGTTTGACAACACAAAACATTTAGTCGTCTTGAGTTGGGACAGAGGCTATTAGAAAGACGCAATAGCATTATTGCCCCCGGGTATTTCTATGACCAGTTGTCTATTCACCAAGCATATCTCTATGGCCTGCTTTAAATTCCTGTCCTAGATCTCTATGGCTGCAGGCCGTACAAGAATCTGCGCCTTCTCGCAAACGCCCTCCAGCTTCTTTAATTCTTTAGCACTGATCAACTTCGTCTTCCGGATCTTCTTGCGCAACATCCAATGGATTCCGGCAGCCAAGCCTGGCAACTCTCGCGCTGGACCAAATATCTTCTCCAGCCTAATGTTCTCCTCGGAACTTTTGTTCTTGGTACGACACTCCTTAAGAAGTGCAATGATGAATAATTGCACAAACATTGACGCCCAGTGGTTTGCCTCGGGTAGTTCCAGGGGTTTGAGGATGGCGATGGTTAATGTGCTATCAGCAACAAGGGCCGCATAGAATTTGGCCACGTTGGTGATCCGCCTCTCATCTTTCATACGTTCAGCGTCGGCTgtctcatcttcttcagggGCTTCTCCAAACATGGATTCTCCAAGACTCCTGAAAATCTTCCACAGCCGATCCTGAATGGCGAATCTGATTCTGCTGTTAAGCAGGCATGCCTTTCCTCCTACAAGAGCATAGTAGGGATTGTACTGCATTTCGCTACCTGCACACTGAACTAACACAGTTGCTAGAGCCAGTTGATCATCCTTCTTGAGTTTCAGGTTGATGAATTGCCTATAGGCGTGTTCGAAATTTGATGCGGTCATCAAGGCTGTGAAGATGGCAATCTGTGCTGTTCCGTTCAGACCTTGGGCTCGAGCCTTTTTAGGGTAATCGGGTAACACGATATCCATGTCTTCGTGATCGCTTATCTCGGTATCGGATGCACGCCCTTTCTTACTCTTGTCCATCAAGGTGTTTGGCACACTGGCACTTGGTAACCACCACTGGCCCCGTGTTTCGGCCTCCTCAATATCTATCAAGCCCACGGCCAAAGGGGAGAGGCCATTGAGTCGGCGCGCTTGAGACTTGAGTTCAACAAGTCGTTTCTTCATACGCTGCACATGCTCTGAGACAACTGTAAAGTCCAGACCCCGAGCCTTGCGCTTGCCCTTTGTAAGATCCGTGATCGTCTCAACCATGAATTTCGTGCGAGCAGAGACGTTATTAAACCCCACCTTTGAAACAGATTGGTTAAGTACGCCCGAAACGTGCTTTAGTGTTCGCTCGTCATCTTGTTTCAGTATTCGACCAGCCATACGGCAAATGCGCAGAAGAAGTTCTACGTTGATCTCATTGAGATCGCTCAGAAGCCTTTCCATGTAGTCGAATATGATTTTGCAGGTAACAACTTCAAACACGTAAAGCTGCGTGAGCAGTGTCAGGATATTCGACGCCTCCTTTTGGATGGCTGACTCGGCGTTGAGTTCCTTGCTGGCTTGCTCATAATGACTTCCAAAGTTTTCCACGATGCGGCGAACTAGGACCGAACCAAAACTCGATCCAACTAGTCTGTATGTAGCAGCCGCAAAGCCACCGGTAAGTACAAAGAATTGATCCGGCAAGGTTTCAGGCTTGCAAATCTGAGCCATGATCGCGTCCGTAATGGCGTCTGACACATCACCACGAGCGTTGTTTTGATAGAGTTCTTCGATAGACTTGACAATAGACAGGATATTTGCATCTGTGAGACGATTGATTAAACCCTGTACTTGTTTCCGTAGTCGACTTATGCGTTCCGCTTCTGAGCCTGCAGTCTTTCGTAACGAGGGGGGAACATATTTCGCAACCGGAACTCCAGCAGTAGGCGCCACATAAGGATTTTCTCTTTGCCGTGGTTCGGCGGGCTTGCTGCTTGCAGCACCATCGTCGCCGTCGTCGTCAAAACCATCGAATGATTTGTCATTGAAGTCGCTAACATCATCCTCATTCTCATCCACTGAGTCCAGatcgtcatcttcctctgCGGACCCTTCACCCAGGTCCGAGCCGTCCTCCTTACGGCTCTTGGACCGGATTTGAGTTTCAGTTGTCTTCCTTCGTTTCGATGCCAGCCAGTCATCATATTCGCTCTTTCTCTTGGTATTCTCGTTGTCGTTGTCACTCGACGCCTCTTCACCACTAAGGTCGCCCATAAGGTCGCCCAAGCCGTCCTCCTTGAAAGATTGGGGCAGTGATTTCCGCCCCTTCTTGATGCCTAGTTTCCGCTCAAAAGCCTCGATCTCGGCATCATCTTGGGCGAGTTTTTCCTGTACAGCCTTTGAAACGCCCTTGTTGGTGCTTGTAGGTGGTGATGCCATTTCTATATCgccttcgtcttcgtcttcgtcctcATTCTCATCCATGAGGTCATTcagatcatcatcatcatcatcatcatcatcatctaaGGACATGCCTCCAGTGTgatcgtcctcgtcctcttcatcttcgctGATTTTCTTAGAAGGCCTTGGCTGAGGCTTCTTAACTGGCGGGTTTCTTTGCGGGCCACTCAATTTCCTTTGGGCATGGTTTGTTGGCTGTGATCGCTCGTGGGCTGACCTTGCGTATGTATGAGACTTCTTCTGCACTCGCTGTGCCTTTCGCTGCTCTTTTCGTGTGAGTTGACCGGGCTTAGGTCGCCCGTTTTTTGAAGGTTTGTATTCTGGAACATCCAATCCCATCCGCTTGAAAAGCTTCTGCTGAAGCTCTGGAGCGGATGTCATCTTTCTGGGGGATATGGCAGAGAAAAGGCGCTCCTGATGCGCCCAGAGTAAAATATGTATGTCAAAACTGGAATTTTAAGTAGCGATCTGGTAAATGTTTGACAACGGTTAGCCCTATTTGGGCAGGCGGTTAGCAGAATGCTTTGCGTTTCTGGTGATATTCTTGCGACAATGTGTCGCAAACAGAAGAATGAggtcttattaaaaataataaaaaaacttTGAAGAACTCTTCAGTTTGACTTTTAAAAACTCTCCTTCTGTTGCTATTAGCGAAAAGAAGGTGATAAAAAAAAGTTCAAGGTATTATAATTTGACCGGCAGAAACCATGATTGGTAGACTCAATTAGGCGGTCGCATAAAACCCTGACCGCCTGTCATATCGGGATTAGTTCATGCTTTAGCAGCCACAATTTGCTACGCCACACTGAAACCCCCAATGTTGGCTGCTCAACTCGTTCCCGCCTGACACTCATTCATCTCTTAACAAACACATTAACTCATTGGCTCCAGCTCACATCTCGGAATCAATATGGCGGACTCACATATGAGCCATGACGAGGTATGCAATCCCTCCACTTGTATTTGTGAAAAAAGTACTCGCCCTTGCAAAGAATACATTCCTGACGTGATGATAGTTCTTCGCCAAGCTGGGTGAGCTCTTCAGTTATCGCAAGGGTAGCGACCATGGCTCCATCTACCTGAGCCAAAAACGACGTACGTGGAGGTTTCTGGGTACTGAATATCCCTACTAAATGCGTTTCAGTTGTCTATGGTCAAGATATTCCCAAGCCCTCAGAAGAAGAACCATCGCCAGATATCAATCCTGGCAAACCTTTACCCCTCATCGTCAAGGCAACAAACGGCAAGGGTAAGAGAGACCGTTCTAAAAAAGTCAAACTGTCTACAGTTGTGAACCCCGAAGATTTGGAGGCATTTTACGTGCGGTATGCCGATGTGTGCAAGGCAGGTATGACAGCCCTGAAGCCAAGAGACaggagcaagaagaaggcgaaagccaagaaaaagaaggctACAGCATGATTTAAGCCCAAAGTTCGGGGCGAGGGTTGAGAGATTGAGGTTATGTGATCAATTAATGAATTATTATCCTACCTACTGGGTACCAGAAAAGTCAACCCCTAGGAAGCATGAAAGAATAAATAACCTAAGAGTACCTATGGCCCAAACAGCGCAACTCGACCTACTAATCTCATCCACTCCTGCTTCAATCAACCTTTCCGATACTCTAAGGTCTGCACAATCTCCCATCTAATCATGAAACCAACGACTATTAATTTCCGATACCGAAAAAAATGGCAAGCAGAGGGAAGCGGACACCAGTTTAAGTTCTATGAAAACATGGGCTTATCGCGGTGTGTGAAGTGCGGAGGAGGGGCTCAAGCCTCTAGCAGACTCTGCCAGTGTTGAGCTGTCCTCGGAAAGCGCCAGGGACAGCAAGGCTGGAGTGGGAGTCGGCGAAGAACTTCGCGGGGTTCTTTTCGATCTCGGCGACGGTGAAGCCAACGCCGCTGTCCTCTCCGTCCACCATAACGCCGGTGCGGAAGGGGCCCTGAAGGCAGCCGACAGCGTTGCGGCTCTT is part of the Fusarium poae strain DAOMC 252244 chromosome 4, whole genome shotgun sequence genome and encodes:
- a CDS encoding hypothetical protein (TransMembrane:5 (o260-279i291-313o366-386i407-427o439-458i)~BUSCO:14748at5125) — encoded protein: MARISVVTGLPPTAGSAPEKTPKLMSRDDVEALIAEGKHITVFHNQVIKMDAWMPYHPGGDKAMLHLVGKDASDEIDALHSYETRQHVLRYRIGRVEGTWENLLPPIQGGDYRTREEIERANLEGNSSKDQDSSVPSTRVPSPVFDEEGAEDIRQRKGDNKKKGGARAPSVSSASSLDEPEMDGMSYLDTITRQHISLDLDKYPPPDKDTQARIAAKYRELHQKVYDSGHYDCNYKAYGIEFLRYIALAISSAVCLHYEWYAVSAFLLGALWHQLSFTVHDAGHMGITHNYLIDSCIGALIADFIGGLSIGWWKRNHNVHHVVTNAPEHDPDIEHMPLFAVSHRLLGSLRSTYYERVMSYDAVAKLLLRIQAWTYYPLLSLARFNLYRLSWDFLLMGRGPKKGPALAIWWLEITGQVFFWTWFGYGLVYNMLPDNWTRFYFVMISNITASPLHVQIVLSHFAMSTVELGPQESFPQRQLRTTMDIDCPEWLDFFHGGLQFQVIHHLFPRVPRHNLRATQKLVQDFCNEVNIPYALYGFANGNQQVIGRLAEVSRQAAILAKCQQSIQNGDLSRH
- a CDS encoding hypothetical protein (BUSCO:5460at5125), translating into MDANIQRALNDKLYDKRKIGALELERVIRDLVSVKDYQRVHDILEQLCNEYAYAVHQPHARNGGLIGLAAAAIALGPELPRYLAKIVPPVLACFTDQDARVRYYACEAMYNIAKVAKGEILVYFNSIFDQLCKLGADSELSVKNGAELLDRLVKDIVSESAASYVSILEAPPDFDGDDKVSFGENSHLPTAFSLPRFIPLLKERIWVINPFTRQFLVGWITLLDSIPDLELVTYLPDFLGGLLKFLSDQNSDVRVATQNCLDKFLNEIKRIARIKKGILESKRSKEGAKRKRQDSVDSESINPDFEEGDELDSDAALDDDDDSSGEDWIPGQDVEINYKEILQILTATLDSPLEEDCLLESLRWVVEFLDICPEEVLPFTPKILAHMLPAMASTKETIHQAATRVNTCLMDYVVSLSDDSELTQPPAAQPPQNFSTSRLPVPGEKGADGVNSNRASLSSSRDLDLRSPTPAQGRSISTPAEINITQTQADLDYAAAVNSLTLLFLNDHEATRVAALTWLIMLHRKAPRKVLAFNDGTFPALLKTLSDPSDAVVTKDLQLLSQISRNTEDDYFANFMVNLLQLFSTDRKLLETRGNLIIRQLCLSLSPERIYRTLADCIEKEEDVEFASIMVQNLNNNLITAPQLADVRKRLRNLETRDGQTLFVALFRSWCYNAVATFSLCLLAQAYEQAYNLLQIFGELDMTVNMLIQVDKLVQLIESPVFTYLRLQLLEPEKYPYLYKCMYGILMLLPQSSAFAALKNRLNSVSSIGYLHTTPRTAAATTSSSNFDRPNRLKSRDEGNIRWVELLEKFRSVQERARRAQRQNMDGDEMPPMGVSELRIGDGAVDIKGKEARGVGLQPIPQKEPAPAPPVPAKRIGLGRQFGRLGGAVAGKGRRNQ
- the LPD1 gene encoding dihydrolipoamide dehydrogenase precursor (BUSCO:19905at5125), which encodes MLSSRLISRAIARPAFQRSTLPSVVASPSLSRWSRGYASAAEEKDLVVIGGGVAGYVAAIKAGQEGMKVTCIEKRGSLGGTCLNVGCIPSKSLLNNSHLYHQILHDTKHRGIEVGDVKLNLANFMKAKETSVSGLTKGIEYLFKKNGVEYIKGAGSFVNEHEVKVDLNEGGETSVRGKNILIATGSEATPFPGLEIDEKRVITSTGAIALEEVPKTMTVIGGGIIGLEMASVWSRLGSKVTIVEFLGQIGGPGMDSEIAKNTQKILKKQGLEFKLNTKVVSGDKSGDKVKLEIDSAKGGKSESIESDVVLVAIGRRPYTAGLGLENIGLEADDRGRVVIDSEYRTKIPHIRCVGDCTFGPMLAHKAEEEAVAVVEYIKKGYGHVNYGAIPSVMYTHPEVAWVGQSEQDLKNQNIPYRVGSFPFAANSRAKTNLDTEGMVKMLADPETDRILGVHIIGPNAGEMIAEGTLALEYGASSEDIARTCHAHPTLAEAFKEAAMATHAKAIHY